A genomic segment from Carassius auratus strain Wakin chromosome 25, ASM336829v1, whole genome shotgun sequence encodes:
- the LOC113043545 gene encoding receptor for retinol uptake stra6 translates to MSAETVKDDYDYSDWYENALPTKPPVEVIPPCDPTADEGLFHICIAAISLVVMLILAILARRQKLGDNQRGLTGLLSPVNFLDHTQHKGLAVAVYGVLFCKLVGMVLSHHPLPFTKDVNNKEFWLILALLYYPALYYPLLACGTLHNKVGYVLGSLLSWTHFGVLVWQKVDCPKTPQIYKYYMLLSSLPQIACLAFLSFQYPLLLFKGLQNTETSNASEDLSSSYYRDYVKEILKKKKPTKISSSASKPKLFERLRDAAKSYIYTPEDVFRFPLKLAISVVVAFIAVYQMALLLVSGVLPTLHIVRRGVDENIAFLLAGFNIILSDDRQEVVRIVIYYLWCVEICYLSAVTLSCLLNLLMLMRSMVLHRSNLKALYRGDVFTVYNCHRSIRPSRPALVCWMGFTSYQAAFICLGMVIQTLVFFICILFAVFLIIIPILYGTNLMLFHIIGRMWPFWLMLFVAVLVQHLTSRFLFVKKDAGTKDLNNRGSLFLLSYMLFLVNVMVGVIVGIWRIVTTALFNIVHLGRLDISLLNRNVEPFDPGYRCYAHYLKIEVSQSHPVMKAFCGLLLQTSGQDGLSAQRIRDAEEGIQLVQQEKKQNKVSSAKRARAHWQLLYTLVNNPSLVGTRKHFQCQSSESFINGALNRTSKEGSKKEDIIKEPSKEAESAATSN, encoded by the exons ATGAGTGCTGAAACTGTGAAAGATGACTATGACTACTCAGACTGGTATGAAAATGCATTGCCCACCAAACCTCCTGTTGA AGTTATCCCACCATGTGACCCCACAGCCGACGAAGGCCTCTTCCACATATGCATCGCTGCAATATCT CTGGTGGTCATGCTGATTCTCGCCATCCTGGCCAGACGACAGAAGCTGGGTGACAATCAAAGGGGACTCACAGGTTTACTCAG CCCAGTCAATTTTTTAGACCACACACAACACAAGGGTCTTGCTGTAGCCGTGTATGGCGTCCTCTTCTGCAAACTGGTTGGAATGGTCCTCAGTCACCATCCTCTCCCCTTCACTAAAGATGTCAACAACAAAG AGTTCTGGCTGATCCTGGCGCTGTTGTACTACCCCGCGTTGTACTATCCTCTTCTGGCCTGCGGTACGCTGCATAACAAGGTGGGTTACGTCTTGGGCAGCCTGCTGTCGTGGACACACTTTGGAGTTCTGGTCTGGCAGAAAGTGGACTGTCCCAAAACACCACAG ATCTATAAGTACTACATGCTGTTGAGCAGTCTTCCTCAGATCGCTTGTCTGGCTTTTCTTAGTTTCCAGTATCCACTgcttctgttcaaaggcttgcaGAACACCGAGACGAGCAACGCCTCTGAG gaccTCAGTAGCAGCTATTACAGAGATTATGTGAAAGAGATTCTCAAGAAGAAAAAGCCCACCAAAATCAG TTCCAGCGCATCAAAACCCAAACTGTTTGAAAGGCTCAGGGATGCTGCCAAGTCGTACATCTACACACCAGAggatg TTTTCAGGTTCCCTTTGAAACTGGCGATCTCTGTGGTTGTGGCATTCATTGCGGTTTATCAG ATGGCGCTCTTACTGGTCTCGGGCGTGCTGCCCACCCTACACATCGTCCGCAGAGGAGTAGACGAAAACATCGCCTTCCTGTTGGCCGGGTTCAATATCATCCTGTCAGATGACCGTCAGGAGGTGGTCAGGATTGTCATCTACTATCTGTGGTGTGTGGAAA TTTGCTATCTGTCAGCGGTGACCCTGTCCTGTCTGCTCAACCTGCTCATGCTCATGAGGTCCATGGTCCTGCACAG GTCTAATCTGAAGGCACTGTACAGAGGAGACGTCTTTACTGTGTATAACTGCCACAGGAGCATCCGACCGTCCCGGCCCGCGCTGGTCTGCTGGATGGGCTTCACCAGCTATCAGGCCGCCTTCATCTGTCTCG GTATGGTGATCCAGACTCTGGTGTTCTTCATCTGCATTCTGTTCGCTGTCTTCCTCATCATCATCCCCATCCTGTATGGCACCAATCTCATGCTGTTCCACATTATCGGCAGGATGTG GCCCTTCTGGCTGATGCTGTTCGTGGCTGTGCTGGTCCAGCATCTGACCTCCAGGTTCTTGTTCGTTAAGAAGGACGCAGGAACAAAAGATCTGAACAACAG aGGAAGCCTGTTTCTTCTCAGCTACATGCTTTTCCTAGTTAATGTCATGGTTGGTGTTATAGTGGGCATCTGGAGGATAGTCACCACTGCCCTTTTCAACATAGTCCACTTAGGACGCTTGGATATCAGCCTTCTCAACCGCAACGTCGAGCCCTTTGACCCAG GATACCGCTGCTACGCTCATTACCTGAAGATCGAGGTGAGTCAGTCTCACCCCGTGATGAAGGCCTTCTGCGGGCTGCTGCTGCAAACCTCAGGCCAGGACGGTCTCTCTGCACAGAGGATCAGAGATGCTGAAGAAG GTATTCAACTAGTCCAGCAAGAGAAGAAGCAGAACAAGGTGTCGAGCGCCAAGCGGGCGCGAGCGCACTGGCAGCTCCTCTACACGCTGGTCAACAACCCGTCTTTGGTGGGCACCAGGAAACACT